The genomic interval CTGCAGCAGCGCGTCGAAATCCTGAAGGCGATGTTTCGCGGCGCCGAAATCCTGATCCTGGACGAGCCGACCGGCGTGCTGACGCCGTCGGAAGCCGATCACCTGTTCCGCATTCTCGGCATGCTGCGCGATCAGGGCAAGACCATCATCCTGATCACCCACAAGCTGCGTGAGATCATGGCGATCACCGACAAGGTCTCCGTCATGCGCCGCGGCGAGATGGTGGCTACCCGCGACACCGCCGAAACGACGGTGGAGGAGCTTGCCGAACTCATGGTCGGCCGCCGCGTGCTGCTGCGCGTGGAAAAGGGCGAGGCCAATCCGGGCGATGTCGCGCTTTCGGTGCGCAATCTCACCGTTCATGACGGGCGCGGCGTGCCGATGGTCAAGAACGTCTCCTTCGATGTGCGAAAGGGCGAGATCGTCGGTATTGCAGGCGTCGCCGGCAATGGCCAGTCGGAGTTGCTGGAGGCGCTTTCGGGCATCCGCAAGCCGCATTCCGGCGAAATCTGGATCGATGGCAAGAAGGTGGTTCATGCCGATCCGGCCCGGATCCGGCACGCGGGCGTTGCTCATATTCCCGAGGACCGTCACCATATGGGGCTGATCCTGCCGTTCGAGGAGCGCGAGAACAATATTCTCGGCTATCATCATCTTGAGAAATATGGCCGCGCGGGGGTGCTTGATCGTCAGGCGATCCTTGAGGACGCCCGCGAGAAGATCGAGAAATACGATATCCGTCCGCCAAATCCGATGCTGAAGACCGCCAATTTCTCCGGCGGCAACCAGCAGAAGATCGTGGTCGCCCGCGAGATCGAGCGCGACCCGGACATCCTGCTTGTCGGCCAGCCGACCCGTGGCGTCGATATCGGCGCGATCGAGTTCATCCACCGCCGCATCATCGATATGCGCGACAGCGGCAAGGCGGTGCTGCTTGTATCCGTTGAGCTGGACGAAATCCGCGGTCTTGCCGACCGCATACTGGTGATGTTCGCCGGCGAGGTGGTCGGCGAAACCACGCCGGCGGCGGACGAACAGAAACTCGGCCTGATGATGGCCGGGATAGCATCTTGAGGTCGACATGAGCGCCGCCAACACGCCCCTGCCCTCCTGGGTCACCTTTCTGCTGATGCCGCTGCTCAACCTCGTCACGGCGCTGGTGATTTCCGGCTTCGTGATCTGGATGATCGGCCAGAGCCCGTTCGAGGCGCTCGGCATCCTCATCAACGGCGCGCTTGGCAGCGGGATGGGCATCGGCTTCACGCTGTTTTACGCGACCAATTTCATCTTCACCGGTCTGTCGGTGGCGATGGCCTATCACGCCGGGCTGTTCAATATCGGCTCGGAGGGCCAGGCCTATGTCGGCGGGCTCGGCTGCGCGCTGGTGGCGCTGTCGCTCGGCAATTACGTGCCCTGGTATGTGACCATGCCCTTCGCCGTTCTGGGCGCGGGAATATTCGGCGCGGCCTGGGCCTTCATTCCGGCCTGGCTGCAGGCCAAGCGCGGCAGCCATATCGTGATCACCACGATCATGTTCAATTTCATCGGCGCCGCGCTGATGGTCTATCTGCTGGTGCATGTGCTGAAGCCCGCCGGCGCGATGTCGCCGGAAACGCGCGGCTTTGCCCCGGGCGGCCAGCTTCCGAACCTCGACTGGCTGATGGCGATGTTCGGATCGCGGCTTGGCCCCGCCCCGCTCAACGTCTCCTTCATCATCGCGCTTGTCATGGGCGTTGCCGTCTGGTTCCTGATCTGGCGCACCAAATTCGGCTATTCGGTGCGCGCGCTCGGCATGAGCAAGTCGGCCGCCACCTATGCCGGCATTCCCTATGCCCGCACGGTCATCGTCACCATGCTGCTGTCCGGCGGGCTGGCCGGCATGATGGCGCTCAATGTGGTGATGGGCTCGGCCGACCGCCTGCAGGTGGAATTCGTCGGCGGCGCGGGCTTTGTCGGCATCGCCGTGTCGCTGATGGGCCGCAACCATCCGCTCGGCATCGTGATCGCGGCAATCCTGTTCGGCATTCTCTACCAGGGCGGCGCCCAGCTTTCCTTCATGATGCCGCAGATCACCCGCGACATGATCGTGATGATCCAGGGTCTGGTCATCCTGTTTGCCGGCGCGCTGGAATTCCTCTACCGGCCGGCGCTGGTCAGGGTGTTTTCCAGACGACAGATGATGGCGGAGGCCTGAGCCATGCAGAGCATCGACATCATCATCGGCATGCTGGGCTCGACCATTCGCCTTTCCATTCCTCTGATCTTTACAGCACTTGCGGGGCTGTTTTCGGAACGCTCCGGCATTTTCGACATCGGGCTCGAAGGCAAGATGCTGGCCTCGGCCTTTGCGGCCGCCGTCGTCGCCTATTACACCGGCTCGCCCTGGCTCGGGCTGCTCGGCGGCATTCTGATCTCGATCGTCTTCAGTCTTGTTCACGGCTACGCCTCGATCACCGCGCGCGGCAACCAGATAGTCTCGGGCGTCGCGCTCAATTTCGTGGCGGCCGGGCTGACCGTGGTGCTCGGCAATGCCTGGTTCCGGCAGGGCGGACGCACCCCGCAGCTTGAAAACAGCGCCCGCTTTACCGGCATCGATTTCCCGGGCGCGGAGGCCGCGAGCCAGAT from Martelella mediterranea DSM 17316 carries:
- a CDS encoding ABC transporter ATP-binding protein, which produces MSPAIELIGIDKSFGPVHANKDINLTVEKGTIHGIIGENGAGKSTLMSILYGFYQADNGEIRVNGEKLVIADTDVAIDAGIGMVHQHFMLVEDFTVLENIMLGAEGGALLAKGASAARKELKRLEEEYGLEVDPDAVIEELPVGLQQRVEILKAMFRGAEILILDEPTGVLTPSEADHLFRILGMLRDQGKTIILITHKLREIMAITDKVSVMRRGEMVATRDTAETTVEELAELMVGRRVLLRVEKGEANPGDVALSVRNLTVHDGRGVPMVKNVSFDVRKGEIVGIAGVAGNGQSELLEALSGIRKPHSGEIWIDGKKVVHADPARIRHAGVAHIPEDRHHMGLILPFEERENNILGYHHLEKYGRAGVLDRQAILEDAREKIEKYDIRPPNPMLKTANFSGGNQQKIVVAREIERDPDILLVGQPTRGVDIGAIEFIHRRIIDMRDSGKAVLLVSVELDEIRGLADRILVMFAGEVVGETTPAADEQKLGLMMAGIAS
- a CDS encoding ABC transporter permease, producing the protein MSAANTPLPSWVTFLLMPLLNLVTALVISGFVIWMIGQSPFEALGILINGALGSGMGIGFTLFYATNFIFTGLSVAMAYHAGLFNIGSEGQAYVGGLGCALVALSLGNYVPWYVTMPFAVLGAGIFGAAWAFIPAWLQAKRGSHIVITTIMFNFIGAALMVYLLVHVLKPAGAMSPETRGFAPGGQLPNLDWLMAMFGSRLGPAPLNVSFIIALVMGVAVWFLIWRTKFGYSVRALGMSKSAATYAGIPYARTVIVTMLLSGGLAGMMALNVVMGSADRLQVEFVGGAGFVGIAVSLMGRNHPLGIVIAAILFGILYQGGAQLSFMMPQITRDMIVMIQGLVILFAGALEFLYRPALVRVFSRRQMMAEA